The Streptomyces sp. cg36 genomic interval AACGCTCCGCCCGCTCGGCCCGCTCGGCCCGCTCCGCCCGCAGCGCCCGGCGGGCCTGCGGGTCGGCCCGGCGGAAGCCGTGGAAGTGGCCCGGGTGGTACAGGTGCGAGCGGGTGCCCGAGGCGGACAGGGCCGGTCCCACCAGGAAGAGGGTGTGCTTCCAGAGCCGGTGCTCCTTCACCGTCTCCTCCAGCGTCGCGATCGTGCAGCGCAGCACCAACTCCTCCGGCCAGGTCGCCTGGTGGGCGACGACGACCGGCGTCGAGGTCGGATAGCCGCCTTCCAGCAGCTCCGCCACCAGCTGGCCCGAGCGGGCCGCCGACAGGAAGACCGCCATCGTGGTGCCGTGCCGGGCGAACTCGCGCACCTCCTCACCGGGCGGCATCGGCGTCTTGCCGCCGCCGAGCCGGGTCAGGATCACCGACTGGGCGACCTCGGGGATCGTCAGCTCGCGCTGGGCGAGCGCGGCGACCGCCGAGAACGACGACACCCCGGGGACGATCTCCACCTCCAGGCCGAGCCCCGCGACCCGGTCGAGCTGCTCCTGGGTGCCGCCCCACAGCGCCGGGTCGCCCGAGTGGATCCTGGCGACCCGCAGCCCCTCCCGCGCGGCCCGCTCGTACACCGCGACGACCTCTTCCAGGGACAGCGCCGCCGAGTCCAGGATCTCGGCGCCCTCCCGCGCGTGCTCCAGGACCTCGGCCTGCACCAGGCTCGCCGCCCAGATGACCACATCGGCCTCGGCGATCGCCCGCGCGGCACGGAACGTCAGCAGGTCCGCGGCGCCGGGTCCGGCGCCGACGACGGTCAGCCTGCCGGTGGGGGCATCGGCCATGGGAGCTCCTCTCGTACCTCACACGGTCGGTTCGTAGGTCACACAGTCGGTAAAGCGAAATGCGCGCGGGCGGGTCGGTCGGTTAGCAAGGGGCATGGCGGTGTTCGTGGCGCTCGGCGCGTTCCTGATGACCCTGGTCGGCGGCTGGACGGCCCAGCGCGTCACCGACCGGCGCCATCTGGTGCTGGGACTGGCGGGCGGCCTGATGCTCGGGGTGGTCGGTCTCGACCTGCTGCCGGAGGCGCTGGAGGCGGCGGGCGACGACGTCTTCGGCGTACCGGCCGCGCTGCTCCTGTTCGTCGGCGGCTTCCTCGTCGCCCACCTGGTCGAACGGCTCCTCGCCGTGCGCCGGGCGGCGCACGGGGGCGACCGGAGGGCGCCGCAGGTGGGGCTGACGGCGGCGGGCGCGATGGTCGGCCACAGCCTGATGGACGGCATCGCGATCGGCGCCGCCTTCCAGGTGGGCGGCGGCATGGGCGCGGCCGTGGCACTCGCCGTGATCACCCATGACTTCGCCGACGGCTTCAACACCTACACGATCACCAGCCTGTACGGGAACGAGAAGCGCAAGGCCGTCGCCATGCTCGTGGCCGACGCGCTCGCCCCGATGGTCGGCGCCGCCTCGACGCTGCTGTTCACCCTTCCGGCCGAGCTGCTCGGAAGCTATCTCGGCTTCTTCGGCGGAGTGCTGCTGTACCTGGCCGCCGCCGAGATCCTGCCGGAGGCCCACCACGACCATCCGGCCCTGTCGACGCTGCTCTTCACGGTCGCCGGGGTGGGCTTCATCTGGCTGGTGGTGGGGCTCGCGGGGTGAGCGGGGCGCGCCGCTCCCGGCCGGTGGCGGCCTCACAGCTTGCCGCCGCGGCCCCGGCGCCGCGCGGGCGCGATCAGCGTCGACAGATACGGCAGCTCGGCGCCGTCCAGCTCGGCGGCCGGGCGGATCGACTCCCCGTCGAGCCCGAGCGCCGAACCCCACACCGCGTCCTCGATCCGGCCGGTCGCCCGCAGCGCCCGCGCGACCTCGCCCGCCTGGCGCCCGAACTTGTACGCCACCACCGTCCCCGGGCCCTCCAGCGCGTCCCTGAGCACGGTGGTGCCCGCGGTCACCGGGACCAGCGTCAGCGGCTCGGTCCCCTCGGTGAGCACCGCGCCCGAGCGGGCCGCCAGGTCCTGCATCGCGGTGATCCCGGGGACCGTCTCGATCTCGGTCCCGGGCACCAGCTCCGCGACGGTCTGGGCGAGATAGGTGAACGTCGAATACACATGGGGGTCGCCCAGGGTCGCGAACGCCACCGTGGGGTGCGCGGGCAGCAGCGCGGCGACCGCCTCGCCCGCCGCGTCCCACGCCGCCTCGCGCCGGCCCCGGTCGCTCCGCTCGTTCAGCGCGAAGACGACCCGGACGACCTTGGAGCGGTCCACGTAGTGGAGCACGGTCGCCTCGGCGCGGCCGGGCTCGCCCCCGTCGTGTCCGTCGGCGTCGGCCAGCACCGGCACCACGACGACATCGGCCTCCCGCAGGGCCCGTACGCCCTTCACGGTCACCAGCTCCGGATCCCCGGGGCCCACGCCCACGCCGACCAGCCTGCTCATGGCGCGCACCCTTCGACGAACCGCCGGGCCACAGCGGGCCGGGCGGCCCAGTGCGTGTGCAGATAGCTGGCGTGCACGCCCTGCTGGACGAATCCCTCGACCCGGCGCTCCGGGTGGACCATCCCCCAGGCGGGCGAGGGGCCCGCGCCCGGGTCGAGCACGGTCCGGTGGAACTCGTGGCCGCGCAGCCGCGTCCCGGCGGCGGCCAGGCAGTTGTCACCGATCGCGACCGCCTCGCGGTAGCCGAGGGTGAGCCGCTGCGACATCCGGGCATCGGCGTCCAGCACCCCGCACATCGGCTGCCCGTCGAGCGAGCGCGCCAGATAGAGCAGCCCGGCGCACTCGGCGGCCACGGAGCCGCCGGACCGCGCGAGGTCGCCGACCGCCTTGCGCAGCGGCTCGTTGGCGCTGAGCTCGGCCGCGTAGACCTCGGGGAAGCCGCCGCCGATGACCAGACCGGCGGTCCGCTCGGGCAGCGACTCGTCCCGGAGCGGATCGAAGACGACGACGTCCGCGCCCGCGGCGGTCAGCAGCTCGGCGTGCTCGGCGTACGAGAAGGTGAACGCGGGTCCCCCCGCGAGGGCCACCACGGGCCGCCGGCCCGCCGTGGCCGCACCTCCTTCGGCCGGTTCCCCGGCCGTCCGCCCGGGGCCTCGGCCACCGGCCGTCTCCGCCCCGTCGCGCGCCCCGGGGCGCAGCCCTCCGGCGGGGTCGGCGGCCAGCGCCGCCGCCGCGTCCCACGGCGAGCAGGCGAGGTCCGGTGCCGAGCGGGCCAGCGCCAGCAGCGCGGCCAGATCGCACCCTTGGCGCACCTGCTCGGCCATCGCCGCGACCGCCGCCACCGCGTCGGCGCGCCGCTCGGCCACCGGCACCAGGCCCAGGTGCCGCGACGGCGTCGACAGCGGGGCCGCGCGCCGCAGGGCGCCCAGCACCTCCACCCCCGACTCCTCCAGGGCCGCCCGCAGCAGCTCCTCGTGCCGGTCCGAGCCGACCTTGTTGAGGATCACCCCGCCGAGCCGCACCCGCGGGTCCCAGGACGCGAAGCCGTGCACCAGCGCCGCCACCGACCGCGACTGCGAGGAGGCGTCCACCACCAGCACCACCGGTGCCCGCAGCAGTTTGGAGACCTGCGCGGTGGAGGCGAGCTCCCCGAGGCCCGAGGCGCCGTCGTACAGCCCCATGACCCCCTCGACCACCGCGACGTCGCACCCCCGCGCGCCGTGCGCGAGCAGCGGAGCCATCAGCTCCGGGCCGCACATGTACGCGTCGAGGTTGCGCCCGGGGCGCCCCGTGGCCAGGGCGTGGTAGCCGGGGTCGATGTAGTCGGGGCCGACCTTGTGCGGGGACACCGCGAGCCCGGTCGCGGCGAACGCGGCCATCAGGCCCGTCGCGACCGTGGTCTTCCCGCTGCCCGACGACGGCGCGGCGATGACGAGACGTGCTACCACTCGATGCCCCGCTGCCCCTTCTGACCGGCGTCCATCGGGTGCTTGACCTTCGACATGTCGGTCACCAGGTCCGCGAACTCCAGCAGCTTCTCCGGTGCGTTGCGCCCCGTGATCACCACGTGCTGGGTGCCCGGCCGGTCCCGCAGCACCGAGACGACCTCGTCGGTGTCCACCCAGCCCCAGTGCATCGGGTAGGCGAACTCGTCCAGCACGTACAGCTTGTAGGTCTCGGCGGCCAGGTCCCGCTTGACCTGCTCCCAGCCCTCGCGGGCCTTCTCCTCGTTGTCGACCTGCTCGTCGCGCTGGACCCAGGACCAGCCCTCGCCCATCTTGTGCCAGGCGACGCTGCCGCCCTCGCCGGAGGCGCCCAGCACGCGCAGCGCGTTCTCCTCGCCGACCTTCCACTTCGCCGACTTGACGAACTGGAACACCCCGATCGGCCAGCCCTGGTTCCAGGCCCGCAGCGCGAGCCCGAACGCGGCCGTCGACTTCCCCTTGCCGATCCCCGTGTGCACCATGACCAGCGGACGGTTGCGTCGCTGACGCGTCGTCAGCCCGTCCTCCGGCACCACGCTCGGCTGTCCCTGCGGCATCAGGCGGCCCTCCTCGAAGTCCCCGTCACGTCCTTGACCAGACCGGCGATCGAATCCGCCCGCAACTCGTCGAGCGTCACCGCCGGTCCCTGCAGCTCCCGCGCCAGCTCGGCCGCGAGGCCGAGGCGGACGGCGCCCGCCTCGCAGTCCACGACCACGCTCGCCACGCCCTCGGCGGCCAGCAGCCGCGCGGAGCGGCCCGCCAGCGCCACCGGGTCCACCCCGCCGGTCGCCCGCCCGTCCGTCACCACCACGAGCAGCGGGCGCCGCGACGGATCGCGCATCCGCTCCACCCGCAGCACGTCGTGGGCCTTCAGCAGCCCCGCCGCCAGCGGGGTGCGCCCGCCGGTGGGGAGCGTCTCCAGCCGGGCCGCCGCCGCGTCCACCGACGACGTCGGCGGCAGCGCCACCTCCGCGTCCTTGCCCCGGAAGGTGATCAGACCCACCTTGTCGCGCCGCTGGTAGGCGTCGAGCAGCAGCGAGAGCACCGCGCCCTTGACCGCGCCCATCCGCTGCCGGGCAGCCATCGACCCCGACGCGTCGACGACGAAGAGCACCAGATTGCCCTCGCGGCCCTCCCGGGTCGCCTGCCGCAGGTCGTCCCGGCGCACCACCAGCCCCGGCCCCGACCGGCCGCGCGCCCGCTGGTGCGGGGCCGCCGCCCGCACCGTCGCCGCCAGATGCAGCTTGGTGAGCGTGCCCCGGGGGCGCTTGGCCCCCGTCGTGCGCCCGTGTGCCGTGCGCGCGCGGGAGCGGCGGCCCGCCGCGCCCTCGCCGAGGCCCGGCACGCTCAGCATCTTCGTACGGAACGGCTCACCGGCGCGGACGGGCTGCTGTTCGGCGCCGCCCGCGCTCTGCGGCTCGCCGCCCTCGCCCTCCTCGGGGCGGGCCGGGGCGTCCCCGCCGCCCGTCTCGGGCGCCGGACCGCCGTCTCGCGGAGGCTGCCCGCCCCCGCCGCCCGGCCCGTCCGGGTCCGGATCCGGGTCCTCGTCCTGGTCCCCGAACTCCTCCAGGGTGTCGTCCAGCTTGTCCTCGTCCAGGCCCGGCGCGTCGAACGGATTGCGGCGGCGGCGGTGCGGCAGCGCCAGCAGCGCTGCCTGCCGCACGTCCTCCGCGAGCACGTCCGTACGCCCCGCCCACGCCGCCAGCGCGGTCGCGGTCCGGGCCATCACCAGGTCGGCGCGCATGCCGTCCACCTCGAACGCGGCGCAGGTGGCGGCGATCTGCCGCAGCGCCGCGTCCCCGAGCCGCACCTGCGGCAGCAGCGCGCGCGCCGCCACGATCCGCGCCCGCACGGCGGCCTCCTCGTCGGCCCAGCGCACCGCGAAGGCGGCCGGGTCGTCGTCGTAGGCCAGGCGCCGGCGGACCACCTCGACCCGCTGGTCCGGCTCCCGGGACGCCTTCACCTCCACGGTCAGCCCGAACCGGTCCAGCAACTGCGGGCGCAGCTCGCCCTCTTCGGGGTTCATGGTCCCCACCAGCAGGAACCGCGCCGCGTGCCGGACGGACACGCCCTCGCGCTCCACGTACGAGGCGCCCATCGCGGCGGCGTCGAGCAGCAGGTCCACGAGGTGGTCGTGGAGGAGGTTGACCTCGTCCACGTACAGGATCCCGCGGTGGGCGTGGGCCAGCAGACCCGGCTCGAACGCCTTCACGCCCTCCGCCAGCGCCCGCTCGATGTCGAGCGCGCCCACCAGCCGGTCCTCGGAGGCGCCGACGGGGAGCTCGACCATGCGCGCGGCGCGCGGCGCCCCGGCCCCGGCCTCGTGCGGCCCGTCCGGGCAGGCCGGATCGGGGCCCGCGGGGTCACAGGAGAACCGGCACCCGGTGACGACGTCGACCTCGGGCAGCAGCGCCGAGAGCGCCCGCACCGCGGTGCTCTTCGCGGTGCCCTTCTCGCCGCGCACCAGGACCCCTCCCACCTGCGGCGACACCGCGTTCAGCAGGAGGGCCAGCCGTAGGTCGTCCTGACCGACGATCGCGCTGAACGGATACGGCGTACTCATGCGTTGTCACTCTCCAGATCGCCCTCAAGCTGCAGATAGGTCGCGCGCAGCCGCTCCAGCGTCGCCGCCTCGGGCTCCGCCCACAGACCTCGGTCGGCGGCCTCCAGCAGCCGCTCGGTGATGCCGCGCAAGGCCCAGGGATTGGACCTGCGCATGAACTCCTGGTTCTCGGCGGAGAACACGTACTCGGACGCGAGCTTCTCGTACATCCAGTCGTCGACCACGCCCGCCGTCGCGTCGTACCCGAACAGGTAGTCCACGGTCGCCGCCATCTCGAACGCGCCCTTGTAGCCGTGGCGGCGCATCGCCGCCATCCAGCGCGGGTTGACCACGCGCGCGCGAAAGACCCGGTGGGTCTCCTCGCCGAGGGTGCGCGTCCTGACCTGGTCGGGCGTGGCCGAGTCGCCCACGTACGCCTCGGGGCCCGTCCCCGTCAGATGCCGCACCGTGGCCACCATGCCGCCGTGGTACTGGAAGTAGTCGTCGGCGTCGACCAGGTCGTGCTCGCGGGTGTCGACGTTCTTCGCCGCCACCGCGATCCGCCGGAACGCCGTCTCCATGTCGCCCCGGGCCGCCCGGCCGTCCAGCCCCCGTCCGTACGCGTAGCCGCCCCACACCGCGTACACCTCGGCGAGGTCCGCGTCGGAGCGCCAGTTGCGGGCGTCGATCAGCGGGAGCAGCCCCGCCCCGTACGCCCCCGGCTTGGAGCCGAAGATACGGGCCGTGGCGCGGCGGCGGTCGCCGTGCTCGGCGGTGTCCTCGTCCACGTGCGCCCGCACGTAGTTGGCGGCGGCCGGCTCGTCCAGCTCCGCCACCGCCCGCACCGCGTCGTCGATCAGCCCCACCACGTGCGGGAACGCG includes:
- the cobM gene encoding precorrin-4 C(11)-methyltransferase; its protein translation is MADAPTGRLTVVGAGPGAADLLTFRAARAIAEADVVIWAASLVQAEVLEHAREGAEILDSAALSLEEVVAVYERAAREGLRVARIHSGDPALWGGTQEQLDRVAGLGLEVEIVPGVSSFSAVAALAQRELTIPEVAQSVILTRLGGGKTPMPPGEEVREFARHGTTMAVFLSAARSGQLVAELLEGGYPTSTPVVVAHQATWPEELVLRCTIATLEETVKEHRLWKHTLFLVGPALSASGTRSHLYHPGHFHGFRRADPQARRALRAERAERAERAERSPS
- a CDS encoding ZIP family metal transporter, which produces MAVFVALGAFLMTLVGGWTAQRVTDRRHLVLGLAGGLMLGVVGLDLLPEALEAAGDDVFGVPAALLLFVGGFLVAHLVERLLAVRRAAHGGDRRAPQVGLTAAGAMVGHSLMDGIAIGAAFQVGGGMGAAVALAVITHDFADGFNTYTITSLYGNEKRKAVAMLVADALAPMVGAASTLLFTLPAELLGSYLGFFGGVLLYLAAAEILPEAHHDHPALSTLLFTVAGVGFIWLVVGLAG
- the cobI gene encoding precorrin-2 C(20)-methyltransferase, producing MSRLVGVGVGPGDPELVTVKGVRALREADVVVVPVLADADGHDGGEPGRAEATVLHYVDRSKVVRVVFALNERSDRGRREAAWDAAGEAVAALLPAHPTVAFATLGDPHVYSTFTYLAQTVAELVPGTEIETVPGITAMQDLAARSGAVLTEGTEPLTLVPVTAGTTVLRDALEGPGTVVAYKFGRQAGEVARALRATGRIEDAVWGSALGLDGESIRPAAELDGAELPYLSTLIAPARRRGRGGKL
- a CDS encoding cobyrinate a,c-diamide synthase, with the translated sequence MVARLVIAAPSSGSGKTTVATGLMAAFAATGLAVSPHKVGPDYIDPGYHALATGRPGRNLDAYMCGPELMAPLLAHGARGCDVAVVEGVMGLYDGASGLGELASTAQVSKLLRAPVVLVVDASSQSRSVAALVHGFASWDPRVRLGGVILNKVGSDRHEELLRAALEESGVEVLGALRRAAPLSTPSRHLGLVPVAERRADAVAAVAAMAEQVRQGCDLAALLALARSAPDLACSPWDAAAALAADPAGGLRPGARDGAETAGGRGPGRTAGEPAEGGAATAGRRPVVALAGGPAFTFSYAEHAELLTAAGADVVVFDPLRDESLPERTAGLVIGGGFPEVYAAELSANEPLRKAVGDLARSGGSVAAECAGLLYLARSLDGQPMCGVLDADARMSQRLTLGYREAVAIGDNCLAAAGTRLRGHEFHRTVLDPGAGPSPAWGMVHPERRVEGFVQQGVHASYLHTHWAARPAVARRFVEGCAP
- the cobO gene encoding cob(I)yrinic acid a,c-diamide adenosyltransferase, with product MPQGQPSVVPEDGLTTRQRRNRPLVMVHTGIGKGKSTAAFGLALRAWNQGWPIGVFQFVKSAKWKVGEENALRVLGASGEGGSVAWHKMGEGWSWVQRDEQVDNEEKAREGWEQVKRDLAAETYKLYVLDEFAYPMHWGWVDTDEVVSVLRDRPGTQHVVITGRNAPEKLLEFADLVTDMSKVKHPMDAGQKGQRGIEW
- a CDS encoding putative cobaltochelatase, giving the protein MSTPYPFSAIVGQDDLRLALLLNAVSPQVGGVLVRGEKGTAKSTAVRALSALLPEVDVVTGCRFSCDPAGPDPACPDGPHEAGAGAPRAARMVELPVGASEDRLVGALDIERALAEGVKAFEPGLLAHAHRGILYVDEVNLLHDHLVDLLLDAAAMGASYVEREGVSVRHAARFLLVGTMNPEEGELRPQLLDRFGLTVEVKASREPDQRVEVVRRRLAYDDDPAAFAVRWADEEAAVRARIVAARALLPQVRLGDAALRQIAATCAAFEVDGMRADLVMARTATALAAWAGRTDVLAEDVRQAALLALPHRRRRNPFDAPGLDEDKLDDTLEEFGDQDEDPDPDPDGPGGGGGQPPRDGGPAPETGGGDAPARPEEGEGGEPQSAGGAEQQPVRAGEPFRTKMLSVPGLGEGAAGRRSRARTAHGRTTGAKRPRGTLTKLHLAATVRAAAPHQRARGRSGPGLVVRRDDLRQATREGREGNLVLFVVDASGSMAARQRMGAVKGAVLSLLLDAYQRRDKVGLITFRGKDAEVALPPTSSVDAAAARLETLPTGGRTPLAAGLLKAHDVLRVERMRDPSRRPLLVVVTDGRATGGVDPVALAGRSARLLAAEGVASVVVDCEAGAVRLGLAAELARELQGPAVTLDELRADSIAGLVKDVTGTSRRAA